AATTTCAAATTTCAGATGAGGACAAGGCGCTGTTGGATTCCTATTTTGGCGCCGATCACGCTAAGAAAATCGTATCGCTGTATAGACGCGCCCAGTCTAATGAGAAAGCCCGCCCAAGTGAACTGGGTAGACTTTCAACCGTTGTTGTAACCGACCGCGACCTGCGCATCAAGATGCACCAGGCGATCCGTCGCATCTTCAATTCGCAGATGGAGTCTTCCACGGATGCTGAAGGCTTAATGACCATTTCGGTCGCTGCAAACCGAACCAAGCGCAAGGCGCAGGGTGCTCGCGAGGGTGGCCGGAATCAAGGTCGGGTTAACTGGGATGAGCTCGGAGGCCCCTATCTGCATTTCACTATCTACaaggagaacaaggacaCTATGGAGGTTATATCCTTTATCGCGCGCACGTTGAGATTGAACCCCAAGAGTTTCCAATTCGCTGGCACTAAGGACCGACGTGGAGTGACGACGCAAAGAGCTTGCGCCAACCGCGTGCATGCCGATCGACTTGCGAAACTAAATTCGACTCTTCGCAACGCGGCACTTGGCGATTTTGAGTATCGCAAGCATGGCCTCGAACTAGGTGATCTCGCCGGAAATGAATTCGTTATCACCCTCCGCGAATGTGATATCCCAGGCAttgatcttcaagatcgtgAAACCGCCATCAAGAATGCCACCGAGAGCGTAGGATCGGCTTTACGAAACCTCCATGAACGTGGCTACTTCAACTACTACGGTCTTCAGCGCTTCGGAACTTTTGCGACGCGGACGGACACAGTAGGTGTCAAAATGCTGCAAGGAGACCTCAAGGGCGCCTGCGATGCTATCCTTCACTATAGTCCCCATGTTCTGGCTGCTGCCCAAGATGGCGAGAACTCGACCGCTTTGATAAGCTCAGATGACAAGGCCCGCGCAGAGGCCatccacatcttccaaaCGACTGGTAGAATCAACGAAGCCGTTGAGAAGTTACCTCGGAAGTTCTCCGCAGAAGCTAACTTGATACGGCAGCTGGGCCGTTCCAAGAATGACTACCTCGGAGCTTTGCAGGCGATTCCCCGGAACCTGCGCTTGATGTATGTGCACGCCTACCAATCATTAGTCTGGAACTTCGCTGCAGGCGAGCGGTGGCGACTGTACGGAGACAAAGTCGTGGAGGGAGACCTGGTCCTCATTCACGAACATGTCGACAAAGATCAAACCGCCAATGGCCCTGCCACTGATGTCGATGCAGACGGCGAGGTGATCATCGCCCCGCAGGCAGAGGACAGCGCCTACGCCAGAAGCGATGCCTTTGTGCGCGCGCGAGCCCTGACAGCTGAAGAGGCCGCCAGCGGCAAGTACACAATCTTCGATGTTGTCCTTCCCTTGCCTGGATTCGACGTGCTTTACCCCGCTAATGCTATGGATGGGTTCTACAAGCGCTTCATGGGCAGCGAACAAGGTGGCGGTCTAGACCCGTATGACATGCGCCGTAAATGGAAGGACATCAGCTTGAGTGGAAGCTACCGGAAGTTACTCAGCCGAATGGGAGCAGACTATTCGGCCGAGGTGAAGTTGTATTCcggggatgatgagcagTTCGTGCAGACGGACCTAGAGAAACTTAACGGCAAGCAATGTACCGTAGCTAATGCAGACTCTGCCGATAAAATTGCTGTCGTTCTGAAATTCCAGCTGGGATCCAGTCAGTATGCAACGATGGCTCTGAGGGAGCTGATGAAGGGCAAGGTGCTTGCGTATAAGCCGGATTTCGGTGGACGTTAAGTTGAAAATTACTGTACATATACCTCAATGCATACACCACTACTTAATCTGGTGTAGGCACAAAAGTTTTGTATATATTGAGCATAGATTTAATATCATATAATCATGCCAATGAATAGTGCTGCTCAAATACCCCTTCCTGACTTTGAATCTACGACCTATCCtcaattataataatttgaAAGATCACAAGGGAATAAAACCTAGAAACTAACTTCGCATtagaagaaacagaaagtaAAGCATTGTATAGACAAGAAATACCCCACAGTAGAAATACTACTGTGTATACAATTGCTTGCAACGATCATGCCAAGGACACAGCTAGTGGCCCGACCGCCCGACAACCAGAGAACCAAGCTGGTCAACCCAACACCTGGCAGAAAAAGTGACCACACTTTGAACTGGACCTCCAGAAAGCTGTATCTTTTAGCAAACCTGGAGTTTATGCCAGATACACCACCAAAACTGTCTTACACTCTAGTATAACTTGACATTGATATATTAGGTATACAACTATGTACTCGGTGTCTTTCTCGGCAAGATCCCTCAagaatttatagatatagaggGGGTCTAATTTACAGATTAAAAAGCCTCTTTGCTGGGGATGAGGCTATGGGGTTCTCACTAGCGTGGTTTTGCCTGAGAACCGCCTTCCTTAATGGGATTAGTGCTTTTGCTTGGGAGGCGGGCGGTCAGGGCTCTCTTTACCTAAGCAATCACATTTTGTATGAGATGTTATGAGATGTGGGAATAGTTGGATGGTCCTTGTTTTGTCAAGGGTAATATAAATGCAATCGCTAAATATAGTTCTCTGCTGAATATATAGAGAACCTAGATCAATGTACAGTACACAGGAGTATGAGTATATAGTATGTGAAAAAAACCCAAAGGGCCAAGAGCAAGACCACGACGCCAAATAACCGACAACACAAACACACGTCTTCGCATCCCAAAAGCCCTACGGTCGGGTATTTCGCCTCCGTTCGTTGTCATCTATCGACGAGATAGACGACACATCATCCATGTCTCGGTTCTGCGTTGCACCTGGTCTATCGCTGAGCCTTGAAACGACCGAGCCCGCATCATCATTGTTGTTGATATTGACCGGATCACCGAATGGTGAGAGAGGCCATGCTGAAGATCGAGGTGTGTGCTGTTCGTGGTGGCTCATGTTTTCTGCAGTTAAGGCCATTGGGCTTCCGTCGGGTGCGTATATTGAGTGGACCTGTTCGGTGAAGCGACCTCGGACGCCATTAC
This Aspergillus flavus chromosome 1, complete sequence DNA region includes the following protein-coding sequences:
- a CDS encoding pseudouridine synthase, whose translation is MEGADIVESPRKRLKVDNTSTTEEATLPPSAGTPAAISESDAQALKEAEVGITEFVSPENAGFSGILKKRYTDFLVNEIVPSGEVLHLNTLAGPQSEQNNNDTANKTETPADNKQQGDAEAAVASDATPTMETPAVEFQISDEDKALLDSYFGADHAKKIVSLYRRAQSNEKARPSELGRLSTVVVTDRDLRIKMHQAIRRIFNSQMESSTDAEGLMTISVAANRTKRKAQGAREGGRNQGRVNWDELGGPYLHFTIYKENKDTMEVISFIARTLRLNPKSFQFAGTKDRRGVTTQRACANRVHADRLAKLNSTLRNAALGDFEYRKHGLELGDLAGNEFVITLRECDIPGIDLQDRETAIKNATESVGSALRNLHERGYFNYYGLQRFGTFATRTDTVGVKMLQGDLKGACDAILHYSPHVLAAAQDGENSTALISSDDKARAEAIHIFQTTGRINEAVEKLPRKFSAEANLIRQLGRSKNDYLGALQAIPRNLRLMYVHAYQSLVWNFAAGERWRLYGDKVVEGDLVLIHEHVDKDQTANGPATDVDADGEVIIAPQAEDSAYARSDAFVRARALTAEEAASGKYTIFDVVLPLPGFDVLYPANAMDGFYKRFMGSEQGGGLDPYDMRRKWKDISLSGSYRKLLSRMGADYSAEVKLYSGDDEQFVQTDLEKLNGKQCTVANADSADKIAVVLKFQLGSSQYATMALRELMKGKVLAYKPDFGGR